In Trifolium pratense cultivar HEN17-A07 linkage group LG7, ARS_RC_1.1, whole genome shotgun sequence, a genomic segment contains:
- the LOC123894275 gene encoding calcium-transporting ATPase 3, endoplasmic reticulum-type, whose translation MDDAFARSIPEVLDFFGVDPTKGLSDTQVVQHGRLYGENVLHEDQRAPFWKLVLKQFDDLLVKILIAAALISFILALINGETGLMAFLEPSVILMILAANAAVGVITETNAEKALEELRAYQADVATVLRNGCFSILPATELVPGDIVEVSVGCKIPADMKMIEMLSNEVRVDQAILTGESSSVEKELTTITATNAVYQDKTNILFSGTVVVAGRARAVVVGVGPNTAMGSIRDSMLRTEDEVTPLKKKLDEFGTFLAKVIAGICVLVWIVNIGHFRDPSHGGFVHGAIHYFKIAVALAVAAIPEGLPAVVTTCLALGTKRMARLNAIVRSLPSVETLGCTTVICSDKTGTLTTNMMSVAKICVVETAKSSPFVTEYGVSGTTYAPEGRIFDKEGLQLDIPAQSQCLLHMAMCSALCNESTLQYNPDKGKYEKIGESTEVALRVLVEKVGLPGFNSMPSALNMLSKHERASYCNHYWEEQFRKLDVLDFSRDRKMMSVLCSRNQLHVLFSKGAPESIISKCTTILCNGDGSVMPLTADIRAELDSKFNSFAGKETLRCLALALKWMPSVQQTLSIDDEKDLTFIGLAGMLDPPRDEVRNAMLSCMTAGIRVIVVTGDNKSTAESLCRKIGAFDHMIDFTEHSYTASEFEELPAIQQTIALQRMALFTRVEPSHKRMLVEALQHQNEVVAMTGDGVNDAPALKKADIGIAMGSGTAVAKSASDMVLADDNFASIVAAVAEGRAIYNNTKQFIRYMISSNIGEVVCIFVAAVLGIPDTLAPVQLLWVNLVTDGLPATAIGFNKQDSDVMKVKPRKVNEAVVTGWLFFRYLVIGAYVGLATVAGFIWWFVYADSGPKLPYTELMNFDTCPTRETTYPCTIFEDRHPSTVAMTVLVVVEMFNALNNLSENQSLLVIPPWSNLWLVGSIILTMLLHILILYVRPLSVLFSVTPLSWADWMAVLYLSLPVIMIDEVLKFFSRNPSSGWRFRLWFRRSDLLPKREVRDK comes from the exons ATGGACGACGCCTTTGCTAGATCTATTCCCGAG GTCCTTGATTTCTTTGGGGTGGACCCAACAAAGGGTTTATCAGACACTCAG GTTGTACAACATGGTAGACTTTATGGTGAAAACG TGCTTCATGAAGATCAAA GAGCTCCGTTTTGGAAATTGGTTTTGAAGCAATTTGATGACTTGCTTGTGAAGATACTAATTGCAGCTGCTCTTATATCATTTATTCTGGCATTAATTAATGGTGAAACAGGCTTGATGGCATTTCTGGAGCCTTCT GTTATTCTGATGATATTGGCGGCAAATGCAGCTGTGGGAGTGATCACAGAAACAAATGCTGAAAAAGCTCTTGAg GAGCTGCGTGCCTATCAAGCTGATGTAGCAACTGTCTTGCGAAATG GTTGTTTTTCCATACTTCCTGCAACTGAACTTGTTCCTGGGGATATTGTGGAAGTTTCTG TGGGGTGCAAAATTCCTGCTGATATGAAGATGATTGAGATGCTAAGTAATGAAGTACGTGTTGATCAAGCTATTCTAACAG GCGAGAGCAGCTCGGTGGAAAAAGAGCTTACAACTATCACAGCAACAAATGCGGTATACCAGGACAAAACAAATATTCTGTTCTCG GGAACAGTTGTAGTTGCTGGTAGGGCAAGAGCTGTTGTGGTGGGAGTTGGTCCTAACACTGCCATGGGAAGCATACGTGATTCAATGTTGCGAACAGAAGAT GAGGTGACACCATTGAAAAAGAAGCTGGATGAGTTTGGCACTTTTTTGGCCAAG GTTATTGCAGGGATATGTGTGTTGGTTTGGATTGTTAATATTGGTCACTTTCGTGACCCTTCTCATGGTGGATTCGTGCATGGTGCAATTCATTATTTTAAG ATTGCAGTTGCTCTAGCAGTTGCAGCAATTCCTGAAGGGCTCCCTGCTGTTGTAACAAC GTGTTTGGCTCTTGGAACAAAGCGAATGGCTAGGTTGAATGCAATTGTGCGCTCTTTGCCATCCGTTGAAACCTTGGGCTGTACCACTGTAATTTGCAGTGACAAAACTGGGACTCTAACTACCAATATGATGTCAGTTGCAAAG ATATGTGTTGTTGAAACCGCAAAAAGTAGTCCTTTTGTTACTGAATACGGTGTCAGTGGAACAACATATGCACCCGAAGGTAGAATCTTTGACAAGGAAGGGTTGCAG CTTGACATTCCAGCTCAATCGCAATGTCTTCTTCACATGGCAATGTGTTCTGCTCTTTGCAATGAATCAACCCTGCAGTATAATCCTGATAAAGGGAAGTATGAAAAAATTGGTGAGTCAACTGAAGTAGCACTACGTGTTTTGGTAGAAAAG GTCGGTCTCCCTGGTTTTAATTCTATGCCGTCAGCATTGAATATGTTGAGCAAGCATGAGCGTGCTTCTTACTGTAACCACTATTGGGAAGAACAATTTAGAAAG TtagatgttttggatttttctCGAGATCGGAAAATGATGAGTGTCCTTTGCAGCCGGAACCAGTTGCATGTTTTATTCTCAAAGGGTGCTCCAGAAAGTATAATTTCTAAATGTACAACTATTCTATGCAATGGTGATGGTTCTGTCATGCCACTTACTGCTGATATTCGAGCAGAGCTGGACTCAAAGTTCAACAG TTTTGCAGGAAAGGAAACATTGAGATGCCTAGCTTTGGCCCTGAAATGGATGCCCTCAGTTCAACAGACACTGTCCATTGATGATGAAAAAGATCTCACATTCATCGGATTG GCTGGGATGCTGGATCCACCAAGAGATGAAGTAAGAAATGCCATGCTTTCATGTATGACTGCTGGCATACGTGTTATAGTTGTCACTGGAGATAACAAG TCCACTGCTGAGTCGCTTTGCCGCAAGATAGGTGCTTTTGACCATATGATAGATTTTACTGAACATTCTTACACTGCTTCTGAGTTTGAAGAACTTCCAGCAATACAACAAACTATAGCATTGCAGCGAATGGCACTTTTTACCAG GGTCGAGCCTTCCCACAAAAGGATGCTGGTTGAAGCATTGCAGCACCAAAATGAAGTG GTTGCAATGACTGGTGACGGAGTCAATGATGCACCTGCCCTGAAGAAGGCAGATATAGGAATTGCTATGGGTTCAGGGACTGCTGTTGCTAAG AGTGCTTCAGACATGGTCCTGGCTGATGACAACTTTGCCTCAATCGTTGCG GCCGTGGCAGAGGGAAGGGCTATATACAATAACACAAAGCAGTTTATTAGATACATGATTTCTTCCAACATTGGTGAAGTAGTATGTATATTTGTTGCTGCAGTGCTTGGAATACCTGATACCCTGGCCCCT GTCCAGTTGCTTTGGGTCAATTTGGTTACTGATGGATTGCCTGCCACTGCTATTGGCTTCAATAAGCAAGACTCTGATGTGATGAAGGTTAAGCCTCGAAAG GTGAATGAAGCAGTTGTTACTGGTTGGCTCTTCTTTCGGTATTTGGTAATTGGAG CTTATGTTGGCCTTGCCACGGTTGCCGGTTTTATTTGGTGGTTTGTTTACGCTGATAGTGGTCCTAAACTACCATACACTGAATTG ATGAATTTTGACACTTGCCCGACCAGGGAGACAACTTATCCATGCACTATATTTGAAGATCGACATCCATCAACTGTAGCAATGACTGTGCTTGTCGTTGTTGAGATGTTCAATGCTTTGAACAATCTTAGTGAAAATCAATCCCTCCT GGTCATCCCTCCCTGGAGTAACTTGTGGCTTGTTGGTTCAATAATCCTTACTATGCTTCTTCACATACTAATTCTGTATGTTCGACCACTGTCAGTTCTTTTCTCT GTAACACCATTATCTTGGGCTGATTGGATGGCTGTCCTCTATCTTTCTCTACCG GTTATAATGATTGACGAGGTGTTAAAGTTCTTCTCCAGAAATCCTAGTAGTG GTTGGAGGTTCAGATTATGGTTTAGGAGGTCTGATTTACTTCCAAAAAGAGAAGTGCGTGATAAGTAA